CCAGGAGCGGCTGGCGTCCCTGCCGGGGTGGGAGCGCCAGGGCCACACCCTCCGCCGGGTGTACCGGCTGGCTTCCTTCCGGGACGCCGTCTTCTTCGTGGGCGTGGTGGCCGGGCTGGCCGAAGGGATGAACCACCATCCCGACATCGACATCCGTTACCGGCAGGTCACCCTGGCCCTGACGACCCACAGCGCCGGGGGCCTCACCGATCTGGACTTCGCCCTGGCCGAGGCCATCGACCGCCACACCGCCCGCTGGCGGGGTGCGGCCGGGGAAGGATCGGGCCCATGACTCGCCGGGAAGTCCCGGTGCCGGGGGCCGCGGTACCGGGCGGGCAGCCCGGTGCACAGCGGGGCGAAACCCCTGGGGGCGGGGAGCCCCGTACACCCCAGGGCCGAACCCTTCCGGGCAGGGGGCCCGGAGCGCCCCAGGGCGGAACCCCTCCGGGCGGCGAGCCTGCGGGCGGCACCGGCGCGGACCCCGGTTCCGGCCACGGCGCCGATCCCGACGCTGCCGGTCTGCCAAACCCGGGCCATCCCGACGACGCCATCCCCTTCCGGCGCCACCTGGGCATCCAGGTGGTCCAGGCGGCGGCGGGGCGCGCCCTCCTGCGCCTGCCGGCCCGGCCCGAGATCGGCAACCGCTTCGGGAATGTCCACGGCGGGGCCCTGGCCACCCTGGTGGACGGTGCCATGAGCAACGCCATCCTGTCGCTGCTGCCGGCCGGCGACCGCATCGGCGGGACCATCGAGCTGTCCATCCGGTTCCTGGAGCCGGCCCGGGGCACCGTCATGGCCGAGGGACGGGTCCTGCGGCTGGGTGGCCGGATCGCCTTTGCCCAGGCCGACGTGCGGGATGGCGCCGGCCGCCTGGTGGCCACCGCCCAGGGCAGTTATGCCCTGCACCGGCACCGGGCGCCCGAGCGGTCCGGCCCCGCGCCCGGCCGGCCGGACCAGGCGGGACGCCGGTGGGCGTGACGGCTGCCGTACGCGGCGCGGGCCGAGCCCCCGGCGGCCCGCAGCCGGCCTGTGCCGCACCGGACGCGACGGCAGGCCGGGCTTGATGCGGCGACGAACCTGCCGGCTGGTACGGACGGAACGATTCCATTGCCTGATCTGGAGGGTCCAAGCTTGCCTCCAACCTCCTCGGACGCAGGGGACGCAGGACGAAGCGGCGCCGGCCCCGCCATGGCGAGCCTGCCGCGGGAACGGGCGACCCGGGTCCAGCTCAAGCCGGGGCGGGATGCCGCCCTGCGCCAGGGCCGGCTCTGGGTCTACCGCACCGACGTCTACACCGTCTCGGACGACGCCTACGACCCCGGGGACATCGTCCAGGTGGTGGACGCCCGGGGGCGGTTCGTAGGTAAGGGTTACATCAACCCCCGGTCCATGATCTTCGTCCGCCTGCTCACCGCCGACCCGGACGAAGCCATCGACCGCGCCTTCTTCCGCCGCCGCCTCGAGCGGGCCCTGGCCCTGCGCCAGCGCCTGCAGGCGGCCCAGCCCGACACCGACAGCTTCCGGCTGGTCTTCGCCGAGGCCGACCTGCTGCCCGCCCTGATCGTCGACCGGTTCGCCGGGGTGCTGGTGATCCAGACCCTGGCCCTGGGCATCGACCGCTGGCAGCCGCTGCTCGTCGAGCTGCTGGACGAGCTGGCGGCGCCCCAGGGAATCTACGAGCGCAACGACGTGCCGGTCCGGGAGCTGGAGGGGTTGCCCCAGCGGGCCGGGTTCCTCAGGGGCCGGTTCGACCCGCGGGTGGTGATCCGGGAAAACGGGCTGCCGCTGGTGGTGGACCTGGCCCGGGGGCATAAGACCGGCTACTTCCTGGACCAGCGGGACAACCGGGCCGCCCTGCGGCGTTACGTCAAGGGGGCCCGGGTCCTGGATGCCTTCTGCCACACCGGGGCCTTCACCTGCCACGCCCTGGCCTACGGCGCCCGGGAGGTGGTGGCGGTGGACATCCAGGAAGAGGTCCTGGCGGTGGCCCGCGAGAACGTGGAGCAGGTGCGCCGGCAGCTGGGCAGCGGCGAGGCCCGGGTGACCTTCCACCACGCCAACGCCTTCGACTTTCTGCGGGCTCGGGCGGCCGAGGGCGACCGCTACGACGTGATCATCCTCGATCCCCCGGCCTTCGCCAAGAACCGCCAGGCGCTGCCCGGTGCTTACCGCGGGTACAAGGAGGTCAACCTGCGGGCGATGAAGATGCTGCCGCCCGGCGGGATCCTGGTCACCTGCTCCTGCTCCTACCACATGACCCGCGACCTGTTCGAAGAGATGCTGCGCGACGCCGCCCGGGATGTGGGCCGGCGGGTCCGGATCCTGGAGCGGCGGGGTGCCGCCCCCGACCACCCCGTCCTGCTGGGGGCGGGGGAAAGCGACTACCTCAAGTGCTACATCGTCGAGGTATGGTAGAGGGGGCTTCCCGCCCAACAGGCACGGGTTGAACGGGCACGGGCTCGACCCGCACGGGCCGGGACCGCCCCCCGGTGCTAGCGGCCTAAGAGATCTTGCAGCGCCGGTTCGACCTCCGGGAACCGGAAGCGGAAGCCTGCTTCCCGGGCCCGGCGCGGCACGGCCCGCTGGCCGCTCAAGAGCAGGGCGTCGGCCATCTCCCCCAGGGCCAGGCGCAGGGCAACGGCCGGCGCCGGCAGCCAGGACGGCCGGCGCAGCACCCGCCCCAGGGCCCGGGCGAGGTCCCGGCTGGTCACCGGCTCAGGCGCCGTGCCGTTGAACGGGCCTTCCAGGTCCGGCGTTTCGATGAGGAAGGCGAACAGGGCCACCAGGTCGTCCAGGTGGATCCAGGGCATCCACTGCCGCCCATGACCCAGCGGTCCGCCGGCGCCCAGCCGGAAGGGAAGAACCAGCCGGGGCAGGGCGCCCCCCTCCCGGGCCAGGACGAGCCCCGTCCGCACCAGGACCACCCGCACGCCGGCCGCTCCGGCCTTGCGGGCCTCGGCTTCCCAATCCACGCAGACCCGGCTGAGGAAGTCGTCCCCCGGCGGCGCTTCCTCGTCGATCACCTCGTCGCCTCGGGGCCCGTAGTAGCCCACCGCCGACCCGCTCACCAGCACCGCCGGCCGGGGCTCGGCCGCCTCGATGGCCTGGACCAGCGCCCGGGTGGCCTGGATGCGGCTTTCCCGGATCCGCTCCTTCTGGCGCGGGGTCCAGCGGCCGGCGGCGATGGACTCCCCCGCCAGGTTGACCACCGCCCCCGCGCCGGCCACCGCCTCCCACCAGCCCGGCCGGGGGTCCCCGGACGCTACCGGTTTCGCCGTCCAGGACAGGTAGCGCAACGGCCCTCCGCCGCCATCCGCCCCCTCCCCGGCCGCCGGGCCGGCCGCCGTACCCGCGGGCCCGCCCTTGGCCCCCCGGGTGAGGATCACCACCTCATGCCCCTGCGCCTGCAGCCGGCGGGCGAGGGCCGATCCGATCAGGCCCGTGCCGCCGCTGATCACCACCCGCATGGTTGTCCCTCCCTCGCGGCCCCTGACCCTCTAGACGCCCTCTAACGTCGACCGATCCAAACGATCGTCGCGCCGAGATTCCCGCTTCCCACATAACGGCGCGGGTCGTCGCCACAGCCCTTTTAGGCCCGGCGGCTCACAGGCTGCTGCCGCAACTTCCCAATCCTTCCAGTTCACCGTCTGGACCGAGGGTCCCTGCTCCGCCGTTGCCGCGGCCACCGGGCGGGACCCTCCTCAGGGTACGTGCTGTCCCTTCGGAGCCGGCGGCGGGGTGCCCCCGGCCGGGCCATCCTCCGGGCACCTGCCAGCCCCTTGAGCCGCGGCGCGGCATCGGCAACGTAAATTAAAAATTTTTATTGTGTGATTGACATATTCGATTATCCCGTTCATCATCGTCATGGAAGCCTTCCCAGGAACGGGAGGAGGAATCCCCGTGTCCGCCAGCGGCACCCCCACCGGCGCCCCGGCCCGCGACGCCTCGCCGGCCGGGCCTCCGGCGCGCCAGGCAGCGCCTGCACCCTCAGCGCGTGGACCTTCCCTCTGGCGCCACCGCCCCTTTGTCGTGCTGTGGCTGGCCCGGATCGTCTCCGTGGCCGGCGGCATGGCCAGCATGATGGCCATCCAGTGGTGGGTCCTGGAGACCACCGGCTCGGCCCAGCGGATGGCCAGCGTCAACGCGGTGGCCGCCCTGGTCATGGCCGTGGCCGGCCTGCCCGCCGGCGTGCTGGTTGACCGCTGGCACCGCGGCCGGTTCTTCCTGGTTCTCGAGATCGGGCGCGGCCTGGTGATGGCCGCCCTGGCCGCCCTGCTTTTCACCGGACAGGCGAGCCTTCCCGCGGTCCTGGTGCTTCTCGCCGTGGACGCCGCGGGCCTGGCGCTCTTCATGCCCCTGAGCAGCGCCATCTGGCCAGAGCTGGTGCCGCCCCAGCAGCTGGCGGCGGCCAACGGCCTGGTGGCCACCGGCGAGAGCGTGGGCCGCATCGCCGGACCCGCCCTGGGCGGCATGCTGGCCAGCCGGCATGCGGGCTGGGCCGCCCTGGTCGACGCCGTCTCCTATGCCGTCTCGGCCGTGGCCATCCTGCTGGCGGGGGCCCTGGGCTGGAAGGCGCCTGCGGGGTCTTCGCCGGCCGAGGGCGCCGCCGGCCGGTCCGTAGCCCCATCGGAGGCCGGTGGTCCAGCGGCGCCCCGGGCAGGCCGTGACGCCGGCAGGCGCCCGGCGGGCCCGGCCGGGGGCCCCCACGGGTCCTTCGCCGGCCAGTTCCGGGAGGGGTTGGCGGCCGTCTTCGGGCGGCCCGACCTGGGCCCCTTCTTCATCCTGGTGTCGGTCCTCAACCTGGCGTTCGCCGCTTCCTTCGTCCTGATCCCCGTGGTGGTGCAGCGAGTGCTGCAAGGGGGACCGCAGGTTCTGGGGTGGATCCAGGCATCCTTTGCCGTGGGCGCCTTGACCGGCGGCCTGCTGGCGGGAACCGGGCGAGGGCCGCGCCGGGCCCGGGGCTGGATGCAACTGATCGTCCTCCAGGCCCTCCTTTGCACCGTCCTGGGCTCGAGCCGCTGGCTGCCCGCCAGCATCGCCGCCGGGTGGGTCTTCGGCGTGGTCAACGCCCTGGTCAACGTGGCCGCCACCACCATGCTCCAGCAGGCGGTGGCGCCCGGTCTCCGCGGCCGGGTGTTCGGCCTGCTCTACACCGTGGCCATGATCCTGCAACCCCTGGGCCAGATGGCCGGCGGCACCCTGGCGGACCGGGTTCCCGTCCCCAGCATCTTCGCCGCCACGGCGCTTTTCACCGTGCTCGCCCTGGCCGTAGCCTGGTGGCGGGCCCCGGCCATGCGCACCCTGCTGGATCGCCCCGCCGCCGGGAACGCCGCCGCGCCCCGGTCCGGGGCTGTGGAGGTGAATCTCGGATGAGACCGCCCTTTGAAGTTCCCGCCCGCTGCCCCCACTGCGGCCACGGCCTGGAGGTCCGGGAGGTGGTCTGCCCGGTGTGCGCGACCCAGATCCGGTCCCGGTACCGGCTGAGCCCCTTCGACCTCCTGGATCCGGAGCAGCGGCGGTTTGCCCTGCTCTTCCTGCGGGCGGCCGGCAACCTCCGGGAGATGGAGCGGCTGCTGGGGGTGTCGTACCCCACGGTGCGCAAGAAGCTGGACGAGATCATCGAGGCCCTGGGCGGCCCGGCCGCGGCGGGCTCCGGCGCAGGGGGAGCCGGTTCGCCCGGCGCCGATTCCCCCAGGGCACGAACCCGGCAGGCCATCCTGGAGCGGGTGCGGCGGGGCGAGCTGGCGGTGGACGAGGCGCTGGAACTGTTGAGCGGTGCGGGTCCGGCCAGCGGCCCGGGGCCCGGCTCCCGCCCGGCAGCCGGCTTCGCCGGCGGCCTGGACCTTGAGGAGCACCCTGTTCGGCCTGGGGAAGGGGAGGAACCGCAATGAAGGAGCACACGGCCGGGTCCCGGCTGGTGGAAGGCGTGCGCCGGGTGGAGGTCCACGGCGGGCGGCTGGCGGTGCGGGTTCGTCCGGGTCCCGGGCTGTACTGGGAGGGGCCGCCCTCGCTCGTGGCGGAGCGGGAGGGCGAGGCCCTGGTCCTGCGCACCCCCCACCCCCGCCGCTGGACGGGCTGGATCGGGCCCGAGGAGCAGCTCGGCCTGACCTTGCCGCCGGCGGTCGAGGCCCTTGTGGTGCGCTGCACGGGCGAGGTCGACCTGCGGGATCTGGACCTGGAGGCCGACCTGCACGTGCGGGCGGGTGATCTCAGGGCCTCAGGCTGCCGCGGCCGCTGGCGCATCCGCACGGGCGCGGGGGACGTCACCCTGGTGGGCCAGCAGGGGGACCTGGAGGTGCAGACGGGAGCCGGCGAGGTGGCGGTGCGGGGCGGCCGGCTGCGCAGGGTGCGCATCCGGACCGGAGCCGGCGACGTCTTCTTCGACGCGGAGGTGGAGGCGGAGGCCGAGGTCACCACCGGGGCCGGCTCCGTCGACCTGCGGCCCCGCAACCAGGGGGCGGCCCGGGTGCAGGCGCGGTCCGGGTTCGGCAACGTGGTCCTCGACCTGGCCGGCGTGCGGGGCGGGCGCCTGGAGCTGCAAACCGGGGCGGGGACGATCCACCTGCCCGGGGGGATCCACGTGGGCCGCCGGGGCGGTCTGGGCCAGCGGGTCGTGGACAGCCTGGGGCCCGGCGAGGGCACCGTGGAGATCACCACGGGAGCGGGGAACATCCGGGTGGTGGGCTACGGCGCGGCGGACCCCGCCGGCCGGGGTGAGGGCGCCGGATCGGTGCCGGGGCCCTCAACGGCTCCGCCCGCCGGACCGGCCCGGCCGGAGGATCCGGCCCCCAGACCCGGCCCGGCCGGAGCCGCCTCGCCGCCACCGGGAGCGGAATCCAGTCCTGGGCAGGCCGCGCCGGGGCATCCCGGCCCGGGCGGTGCTGCCATGGGCTTCGCCTCCGGCTCCGGCACCGGTGCGGCCGCCTCCGGCGGGACTCCGGCCCCCGCAGGAACCCCCGAGGCCCCGGGGGCCCGGGGCGACGCACCCG
This is a stretch of genomic DNA from Thermaerobacter sp. PB12/4term. It encodes these proteins:
- a CDS encoding 4a-hydroxytetrahydrobiopterin dehydratase gives rise to the protein MPQRLDEPAIQERLASLPGWERQGHTLRRVYRLASFRDAVFFVGVVAGLAEGMNHHPDIDIRYRQVTLALTTHSAGGLTDLDFALAEAIDRHTARWRGAAGEGSGP
- a CDS encoding PaaI family thioesterase; this encodes MTRREVPVPGAAVPGGQPGAQRGETPGGGEPRTPQGRTLPGRGPGAPQGGTPPGGEPAGGTGADPGSGHGADPDAAGLPNPGHPDDAIPFRRHLGIQVVQAAAGRALLRLPARPEIGNRFGNVHGGALATLVDGAMSNAILSLLPAGDRIGGTIELSIRFLEPARGTVMAEGRVLRLGGRIAFAQADVRDGAGRLVATAQGSYALHRHRAPERSGPAPGRPDQAGRRWA
- a CDS encoding class I SAM-dependent rRNA methyltransferase, with amino-acid sequence MPPTSSDAGDAGRSGAGPAMASLPRERATRVQLKPGRDAALRQGRLWVYRTDVYTVSDDAYDPGDIVQVVDARGRFVGKGYINPRSMIFVRLLTADPDEAIDRAFFRRRLERALALRQRLQAAQPDTDSFRLVFAEADLLPALIVDRFAGVLVIQTLALGIDRWQPLLVELLDELAAPQGIYERNDVPVRELEGLPQRAGFLRGRFDPRVVIRENGLPLVVDLARGHKTGYFLDQRDNRAALRRYVKGARVLDAFCHTGAFTCHALAYGAREVVAVDIQEEVLAVARENVEQVRRQLGSGEARVTFHHANAFDFLRARAAEGDRYDVIILDPPAFAKNRQALPGAYRGYKEVNLRAMKMLPPGGILVTCSCSYHMTRDLFEEMLRDAARDVGRRVRILERRGAAPDHPVLLGAGESDYLKCYIVEVW
- a CDS encoding TIGR01777 family oxidoreductase, whose product is MRVVISGGTGLIGSALARRLQAQGHEVVILTRGAKGGPAGTAAGPAAGEGADGGGGPLRYLSWTAKPVASGDPRPGWWEAVAGAGAVVNLAGESIAAGRWTPRQKERIRESRIQATRALVQAIEAAEPRPAVLVSGSAVGYYGPRGDEVIDEEAPPGDDFLSRVCVDWEAEARKAGAAGVRVVLVRTGLVLAREGGALPRLVLPFRLGAGGPLGHGRQWMPWIHLDDLVALFAFLIETPDLEGPFNGTAPEPVTSRDLARALGRVLRRPSWLPAPAVALRLALGEMADALLLSGQRAVPRRAREAGFRFRFPEVEPALQDLLGR
- a CDS encoding MFS transporter; translated protein: MSASGTPTGAPARDASPAGPPARQAAPAPSARGPSLWRHRPFVVLWLARIVSVAGGMASMMAIQWWVLETTGSAQRMASVNAVAALVMAVAGLPAGVLVDRWHRGRFFLVLEIGRGLVMAALAALLFTGQASLPAVLVLLAVDAAGLALFMPLSSAIWPELVPPQQLAAANGLVATGESVGRIAGPALGGMLASRHAGWAALVDAVSYAVSAVAILLAGALGWKAPAGSSPAEGAAGRSVAPSEAGGPAAPRAGRDAGRRPAGPAGGPHGSFAGQFREGLAAVFGRPDLGPFFILVSVLNLAFAASFVLIPVVVQRVLQGGPQVLGWIQASFAVGALTGGLLAGTGRGPRRARGWMQLIVLQALLCTVLGSSRWLPASIAAGWVFGVVNALVNVAATTMLQQAVAPGLRGRVFGLLYTVAMILQPLGQMAGGTLADRVPVPSIFAATALFTVLALAVAWWRAPAMRTLLDRPAAGNAAAPRSGAVEVNLG
- a CDS encoding DUF2089 domain-containing protein encodes the protein MRPPFEVPARCPHCGHGLEVREVVCPVCATQIRSRYRLSPFDLLDPEQRRFALLFLRAAGNLREMERLLGVSYPTVRKKLDEIIEALGGPAAAGSGAGGAGSPGADSPRARTRQAILERVRRGELAVDEALELLSGAGPASGPGPGSRPAAGFAGGLDLEEHPVRPGEGEEPQ
- a CDS encoding DUF4097 family beta strand repeat-containing protein; translation: MKEHTAGSRLVEGVRRVEVHGGRLAVRVRPGPGLYWEGPPSLVAEREGEALVLRTPHPRRWTGWIGPEEQLGLTLPPAVEALVVRCTGEVDLRDLDLEADLHVRAGDLRASGCRGRWRIRTGAGDVTLVGQQGDLEVQTGAGEVAVRGGRLRRVRIRTGAGDVFFDAEVEAEAEVTTGAGSVDLRPRNQGAARVQARSGFGNVVLDLAGVRGGRLELQTGAGTIHLPGGIHVGRRGGLGQRVVDSLGPGEGTVEITTGAGNIRVVGYGAADPAGRGEGAGSVPGPSTAPPAGPARPEDPAPRPGPAGAASPPPGAESSPGQAAPGHPGPGGAAMGFASGSGTGAAASGGTPAPAGTPEAPGARGDAPAPARPSPPPKGGGRGPYHHPRQVLEALARGELTVEEADRWLEALERAGRGGEREA